From a region of the Thiorhodovibrio winogradskyi genome:
- the recC gene encoding exodeoxyribonuclease V subunit gamma: MLRVHHSNRLEQLIDVLATQEHAAGQDPFAREVIVVPNQGMARWVSQQLAMRRGIAANIDYPLPASFFWRMLKSWLPEAPEQDAYQQGALTWRMFRLLPEMIAAPAFADLKRYLDADLSDLRRFELAAQLASLFDQYLVYRHDLCLDFERGAAPEDWQAILWRAVAAGVGSAHRARLVAEFEQAITAGTPPAVPLPKTVSLFGVGALAPVQVRMLGALADHTEVVLYYLNPCREYWADVEDERRLARRRARARRAALPDPTGMLDIGNPLLASLGHAGQVFLDQLLELGGEDSEHFLEPEGDSLLACLQRDLLNLADRRSLDATTRTSISPDDLSFRVHGAHGPLREVQVLHDRLLDLVEKLPGLEPRDILVMAPDIDLYAPYVEAVFGAAEPTLRLPWTLADRKPGAGQSLVAAIKTLLGLHQSRLTASDVLALLAVPALQRRFGVTESSRERLASFINDAGIRWGLDADSRRALGLPAEALNTWAFGLARLFLGYAMPPEWADRPYQGVRPYADIDAGDVDVLGALQSLVDALSQWRHRLKHTRTGADWMQRINALLETFFDAEEDAELALLDAVRATMEQTLTQQRLAGVEEPISSDLVGALIRQALDEPGGAYGFLTGRVTFTNMVPMRSIPHRVVAILGMEADAFPRAQRPLSFDRIATEPRRGDRSRRRDDRYLFLECLLAARDAVHISWAAHGPRDNSPRACSVVVDEVLDYIDAAFRIEGAETPRDRLVVHHPLQPFSPAHFDGVRPAVASYSTRWCEAARALEDSRLAPFIEEPLAAPDLSPRPSPREVELHDLLGFLRDPSGHFLRKRIGLRLPRSEDAPSDDEPFIVGTGLARYGLRTALLDSRQAGFGDDDILATLRAAGVLPHGTFGAQQTRQELALVDDLIARRTPLLGEPLDPVDVDLEIGEFRLVGELHPLTTAGLVLTRPAKLKPKDRLNAWVRHLVLCAAAPAGVKASTAYVAEDVTLMLDAVQDPVDQLADLLALYWEGLSRPVPFFPATSFAWCDQQTDEAVANSWDGGYYAAGESQELAVRMAFRGQDALADPFKALALRIYQPIAEVSRQIKAGEERKSS; this comes from the coding sequence ATGCTTCGGGTCCATCATTCCAACCGGCTCGAGCAGCTGATTGATGTCCTGGCCACGCAAGAGCACGCGGCTGGCCAGGACCCCTTCGCGCGCGAGGTCATTGTCGTGCCCAATCAGGGCATGGCGCGCTGGGTGTCGCAGCAGCTGGCGATGCGCCGGGGCATCGCGGCGAACATCGACTACCCGCTGCCGGCGAGCTTTTTCTGGCGGATGCTCAAGAGCTGGCTGCCGGAGGCTCCGGAACAAGACGCCTATCAGCAGGGCGCCCTGACCTGGCGGATGTTTCGGCTCTTGCCCGAGATGATCGCCGCACCGGCCTTTGCCGATTTGAAGCGCTATCTGGACGCGGACTTATCCGACCTGCGCCGCTTCGAGCTGGCCGCGCAATTGGCGAGCCTGTTCGATCAATACCTGGTCTATCGCCATGACCTCTGCCTCGATTTCGAGCGCGGAGCCGCGCCCGAGGATTGGCAAGCCATCCTGTGGCGCGCGGTCGCGGCAGGCGTCGGCAGCGCTCATCGGGCGCGCTTGGTGGCGGAGTTCGAGCAAGCCATCACCGCCGGTACGCCGCCTGCTGTCCCCTTGCCCAAGACGGTGAGCTTGTTCGGCGTGGGCGCGCTGGCGCCGGTGCAGGTGCGCATGCTGGGGGCGCTCGCCGATCACACCGAGGTGGTGCTCTACTACCTCAACCCCTGTCGCGAATATTGGGCCGATGTCGAGGACGAGCGCCGGCTGGCGCGCCGCCGGGCGCGGGCGCGGCGGGCTGCTCTGCCCGATCCGACCGGGATGCTGGACATCGGCAATCCGCTGCTCGCCTCCCTTGGCCATGCCGGACAGGTGTTTCTCGATCAGCTGCTGGAGCTGGGTGGCGAGGACAGCGAGCATTTTCTCGAGCCCGAGGGCGACAGCCTGCTGGCCTGCCTGCAGCGGGATCTGCTCAATCTGGCCGACCGCCGTTCCCTGGACGCCACGACCCGCACCAGCATCAGCCCCGACGACCTGTCGTTTCGCGTGCACGGCGCCCATGGTCCGCTGCGCGAGGTGCAGGTGCTGCATGACCGGTTGCTGGATCTGGTCGAGAAGCTGCCCGGTCTGGAGCCGCGCGACATCCTCGTCATGGCCCCAGATATCGATCTCTACGCGCCTTATGTGGAGGCCGTCTTCGGCGCGGCGGAACCGACGCTGCGCCTGCCCTGGACCCTGGCCGACCGCAAGCCCGGCGCGGGCCAATCCTTGGTCGCGGCGATCAAGACCCTGCTCGGATTGCACCAATCGCGCCTCACCGCGAGCGATGTGCTGGCGTTGCTCGCGGTGCCCGCGCTGCAGCGGCGATTCGGAGTCACGGAGTCGAGCCGCGAGCGCCTGGCGTCGTTCATCAACGATGCCGGTATCCGTTGGGGCCTGGACGCGGACAGCCGCCGCGCGCTGGGTCTGCCCGCCGAGGCGTTGAACACCTGGGCCTTTGGCCTTGCGCGGTTGTTTCTTGGCTACGCCATGCCGCCCGAGTGGGCGGACCGACCCTACCAAGGCGTGCGGCCCTATGCGGATATCGACGCCGGCGATGTCGATGTGCTCGGCGCGCTCCAGAGCCTGGTCGATGCCCTGAGCCAGTGGCGCCATCGGCTCAAGCACACGCGCACCGGCGCGGACTGGATGCAGAGGATCAACGCGCTGCTCGAGACCTTTTTCGACGCCGAGGAGGACGCCGAACTCGCGCTGCTCGATGCCGTGCGCGCCACCATGGAACAGACGCTGACCCAGCAGCGGCTGGCCGGCGTCGAGGAGCCCATCAGCAGCGACCTGGTGGGCGCGCTCATTCGCCAAGCACTGGACGAGCCCGGCGGGGCCTATGGTTTTCTGACCGGACGCGTGACCTTCACCAACATGGTGCCCATGCGCTCCATCCCGCACCGGGTGGTCGCGATCCTGGGAATGGAGGCCGATGCCTTTCCACGCGCGCAGCGCCCGTTGTCGTTCGATCGCATTGCCACCGAGCCGCGGCGCGGCGACCGCTCACGCCGGCGCGACGACCGTTATTTGTTTCTCGAATGCCTGCTCGCCGCGCGCGATGCGGTGCACATCAGCTGGGCCGCGCATGGTCCGCGCGATAACAGCCCGCGCGCGTGCAGCGTCGTGGTCGACGAAGTGCTCGACTATATCGACGCCGCCTTCCGCATCGAAGGGGCCGAAACGCCCCGCGACCGCCTGGTGGTGCATCATCCCTTGCAGCCCTTCAGCCCGGCGCATTTCGACGGCGTCCGGCCGGCGGTGGCGAGTTACTCCACGCGCTGGTGCGAGGCGGCGCGAGCCCTGGAAGATAGCCGCCTCGCGCCCTTCATCGAGGAGCCCTTGGCGGCCCCCGATCTATCCCCAAGGCCATCCCCAAGGGAGGTCGAGCTGCATGATCTGCTGGGCTTCCTGCGCGACCCCTCCGGCCATTTTCTGCGCAAGCGCATCGGTCTGCGCCTGCCGCGCTCGGAGGACGCGCCATCCGATGACGAGCCTTTCATTGTCGGCACCGGTCTCGCGCGCTACGGCCTGCGCACGGCGCTGCTGGATAGCCGCCAAGCCGGGTTTGGGGATGACGACATCCTCGCGACGCTGCGCGCCGCGGGCGTCTTGCCGCACGGCACCTTTGGCGCGCAGCAAACCCGGCAGGAACTGGCGCTGGTCGATGACCTGATCGCGCGTCGGACGCCTTTGCTCGGCGAGCCGCTCGACCCAGTGGATGTGGACTTGGAGATCGGCGAGTTCCGCTTGGTTGGCGAGCTGCACCCGCTGACCACGGCCGGCCTGGTGTTGACACGCCCGGCCAAGCTTAAGCCCAAGGATCGCTTGAATGCCTGGGTGCGCCATCTGGTGCTGTGCGCCGCCGCGCCGGCGGGCGTCAAAGCCTCTACTGCCTATGTCGCCGAGGATGTCACCCTGATGCTGGATGCCGTGCAAGATCCCGTGGATCAGCTGGCCGATCTACTCGCGCTCTATTGGGAAGGCCTCAGCCGACCGGTGCCCTTCTTCCCGGCCACCAGCTTTGCCTGGTGCGACCAACAAACCGACGAGGCCGTTGCCAACAGTTGGGACGGGGGCTATTACGCCGCGGGCGAGAGCCAAGAACTGGCGGTGCGCATGGCCTTTCGCGGTCAGGATGCCCTGGCCGATCCCTTCAAGGCGCTGGCGTTGCGCATCTACCAGCCCATCGCTGAGGTGTCGCGGCAGATCAAGGCCGGCGAGGAGCGGAAGTCATCATGA
- the prfH gene encoding peptide chain release factor H — protein sequence MSTPRLWLQLSAGRYPDECEWVVGQLAPRQTAELTDRGLAVEEIDRTPGQHAGDARSVLLRVSGPDVRARVADWLGTIQWIGASPYRPNHKRKNWFVRILAFTEPVVYTWREHDLRIETQCASGPGGQHVNRTESAVRITHRPTGLSVLAQKERSQHTNRRLALARLGALLSQRADEQAHAAEDRKWRQHTWLERGMLCGFIVG from the coding sequence ATGAGCACCCCAAGGCTCTGGCTGCAACTTTCCGCCGGTCGCTATCCCGACGAGTGCGAATGGGTGGTCGGCCAGCTCGCCCCGCGTCAGACCGCCGAGCTGACCGACCGCGGTCTCGCTGTCGAGGAGATCGACCGCACCCCCGGCCAGCACGCCGGCGACGCGCGCTCGGTGCTGCTGCGCGTCAGCGGCCCCGACGTTCGGGCGCGCGTCGCCGATTGGCTCGGCACCATCCAATGGATCGGCGCCAGCCCCTATCGCCCAAATCACAAGCGCAAGAACTGGTTTGTCCGTATCTTGGCATTCACGGAACCGGTGGTCTATACTTGGCGCGAGCACGACCTGCGCATCGAAACCCAGTGCGCGTCCGGCCCCGGCGGCCAGCATGTCAATCGCACAGAGAGCGCCGTGCGGATCACCCATCGGCCGACCGGACTCAGCGTGCTGGCACAGAAAGAGCGCTCCCAGCACACGAATCGGCGGCTGGCGCTGGCGCGGTTGGGGGCATTGTTAAGCCAGCGGGCGGATGAACAAGCGCACGCGGCGGAAGATAGAAAGTGGCGGCAGCACACGTGGCTTGAGCGGGGAATGCTGTGCGGGTTTATCGTGGGGTAA
- a CDS encoding type II toxin-antitoxin system RelE/ParE family toxin produces the protein MSPACRIHPAGSHIVIYRIRKHDIYILRVRHRREDWTNPG, from the coding sequence TTGAGTCCTGCGTGCCGCATTCATCCTGCTGGATCACATATCGTAATCTACAGGATTCGCAAGCACGACATTTACATCCTGCGCGTGCGTCATAGGCGAGAGGACTGGACAAATCCTGGTTGA
- a CDS encoding ParE family toxin-like protein, translating to MHKTTARFWACFYALPEQVQKLARKNYELLKENSRHPSLRFKKVGKLWSARVGGNHRALAMEDDKGYVWVWIGTHQEYDQLING from the coding sequence ATGCACAAAACTACTGCGCGATTCTGGGCTTGCTTTTATGCTTTGCCGGAACAAGTGCAGAAACTCGCACGAAAGAATTATGAATTACTAAAAGAAAACTCACGCCATCCATCCTTGCGTTTCAAAAAGGTCGGCAAATTGTGGTCGGCTCGTGTTGGAGGCAATCATCGTGCGCTGGCTATGGAGGACGATAAAGGGTACGTTTGGGTTTGGATAGGAACTCACCAAGAATATGATCAATTAATCAATGGTTAA
- a CDS encoding DUF4214 domain-containing protein: MTTHDYVNGVNIGDAGESVSSAEPVTLDSNNEATITGHIAGDNDTYRFTSQRSGTVSIELTDLEGLVGSSIPLPSVYLRSYDSNGDYLEKELGIFSYGPYLTYNLNAGETFFVKVDPVDFASTNYNLSIRDADDYVNGVNIGDAGDGISSAELVTLDSNGEASVTGHTIGDDDYYRFTSSGDGTVTIDLSELNLTASGEFYFRLYDSNGIEVVESTSRGESKTITYSVNADETYTVRVDPQGNIASSYNLSIAAPTRSGGSNPGNEIGQSEATNIALLYGAGLGRVPDVGGLNFWIDQHANGMSLGIIAGAFLDSSEFTNRYGDDDIMTSQRFLTVMYDIFWADSPTRRVFLGGKRRWRSKGFLEKRF; encoded by the coding sequence ATGACAACACACGACTACGTCAACGGAGTAAATATCGGTGATGCCGGAGAAAGCGTCAGCTCCGCCGAACCGGTAACTCTTGATAGTAATAACGAAGCGACCATTACCGGTCATATCGCCGGGGATAATGATACATACCGTTTCACATCACAACGGAGCGGAACTGTCTCAATTGAACTGACAGATTTAGAGGGCCTCGTCGGTTCCAGCATACCACTTCCATCTGTCTATTTAAGGTCTTATGACAGCAACGGAGATTACTTAGAAAAAGAGCTTGGTATTTTTTCTTATGGACCGTACCTAACATACAATCTTAATGCTGGCGAGACCTTTTTTGTCAAGGTTGATCCAGTCGATTTTGCCTCCACAAACTATAACCTTAGCATTCGTGATGCCGACGACTACGTCAACGGAGTAAATATCGGTGATGCCGGAGATGGCATCAGCTCCGCCGAACTTGTAACCCTTGATAGTAATGGCGAAGCTAGTGTCACCGGTCATACCATCGGCGACGATGACTACTACCGTTTTACATCATCAGGGGATGGCACAGTCACAATCGACCTTTCGGAATTAAATTTAACTGCTTCTGGAGAGTTTTATTTCCGTTTGTATGACAGCAACGGAATTGAAGTCGTAGAATCGACTAGCAGAGGCGAGAGCAAGACGATAACCTACAGTGTCAATGCTGATGAGACATATACCGTCAGAGTTGATCCACAAGGTAATATCGCTTCATCATATAACCTGAGCATTGCTGCACCCACCAGAAGCGGCGGTAGCAATCCAGGTAATGAAATCGGGCAGTCGGAGGCAACAAATATCGCGCTGCTCTATGGTGCGGGTCTAGGGAGAGTTCCGGATGTAGGTGGCTTGAATTTCTGGATCGATCAGCATGCGAACGGCATGTCGCTCGGTATAATCGCTGGTGCTTTTCTTGATTCGTCGGAATTCACAAACCGCTATGGCGACGACGATATAATGACGTCGCAAAGGTTCCTCACCGTAATGTACGATATCTTCTGGGCAGACAGCCCGACACGGCGGGTTTTTCTTGGTGGGAAGAGGCGATGGCGCAGCAAGGGCTTTCTCGAGAAGAGGTTCTAA
- a CDS encoding type II toxin-antitoxin system RelE/ParE family toxin gives MVVWSQPARADLRSIHDFIAHDSRFYAKKVVQDIREKTDILERVPRAGKKVTELNEDTVRELSLYSYRIIYKIKEEGIFVLAVVHKRRDLKAGNIEKQ, from the coding sequence GTGGTAGTTTGGTCGCAACCGGCCAGGGCAGATTTGCGTTCAATCCATGATTTCATCGCTCATGATTCCCGCTTCTATGCAAAAAAGGTCGTCCAGGATATTCGGGAGAAGACCGATATTTTGGAACGGGTGCCCAGGGCTGGAAAGAAGGTAACGGAGCTTAATGAGGATACGGTCAGAGAACTCTCCCTTTACTCTTACCGGATTATTTACAAGATTAAGGAAGAAGGGATATTTGTCTTAGCCGTGGTGCATAAACGTCGCGATTTGAAGGCAGGTAATATCGAAAAGCAATGA
- the recB gene encoding exodeoxyribonuclease V subunit beta: protein MKQADPLTLPLHGTVLVEASAGTGKTFTIATLYLRLLIEAGHSVDQILVVTFTEAATQELKERVRARIGEALSWLAQPDLGPLAYKDPVLHALLGAVSDPAEATRFLVDQLARMDEAAIHTIHGFCKRTLEAFAFESGITFSAEFMTDDRPLRRQGAADYWRARVATASPEDVEWIAAHWSEGPDRLLGDLDRTLASEDLRLLPDVTEESLESTRAELLELLEQFGHAWHAGKEEVAAILEDGSVINHRSYNRNVRQAALEAGDEVARLKELPTSLPTSFERLTSTMIAEKTKPEAEIPQHLIFDLCEQIQNLHAQLATLPRALFLRRARESIRAAMEREKGQLRAMFFDDLLSRLDRALASPGGVAFAERIRTRLPVALVDEFQDTDPAQARIFQAIHGGRQDACLLLCGDPKQAIYGFRGADIFAYMRAKRQTPETARFTLATNWRSSSRLVGAFNRLFQAAENPFLFDPDISYEEIDPSPRADKEPLCIRGTEPIPLEIRHLRVTEQNASKNPKGCIRAVAAKAALAAYCAERVAELLTLADAGQATLGDRALTSADIAVLVRSRAEGELVQEALRERGVGSVSLSEDSVYDSEDAEAMGLVLEAIATPGDEPLLRAALATGLLGVDAPTLARLAEQERDWEAVTARFLRYRELWETRGFMVAFQALLDGEAVPRRLLARPDGERRMTNVLQLAELLQVAAREHRGLPALLTWFRGQRAGGAETRGGAEDDQLRLESDHGLVTVMTLHKSKGLEFPVVLMPFPWSYYQGDNKRKPPPLFHDRDKGDLLLDLGSPEIDTHRALARVEQLAEQLRLFYVGVTRAAKLCILGWGKVNGAEGSGLAYLLHQDASSSALEPKNRLKQLDDAGIRADLERLAAGAPDGILIGEVEEDAGHHWQGRANASSSLAPASLTRPLEAASRWRVTSYSGLIAGRDPEQPDHDAVAAPTPAADADALIDDQSAPPDPVFDLPAGTRFGELVHQLFELLDFQAAGRDQLLALIARLSARFGPLAQLQGDQGQNWQQGLATLVERVLDTPLDEAGEPCLRAIARADRLDELEFHLPVSLLSPPALATALSGDARYAGIADGLTFAEMRGLLRGFIDLVFRHDARYYLVDYKSNRLGRTFAAYRQEGMAQAIRAHRYDLQYLLYTLALHRYLRQRLPGYHYETHFGGVRYLFLRGMHPEQGSSAGVWSDRPPLAVIERLDQLFRSDQKEAA, encoded by the coding sequence ATGAAACAGGCGGACCCCTTGACCTTGCCGCTTCATGGCACCGTGCTGGTGGAGGCCAGCGCCGGAACCGGCAAGACCTTCACCATCGCCACCCTGTATCTGAGGCTGCTGATCGAGGCGGGTCATAGCGTCGATCAAATCCTGGTGGTGACCTTCACCGAGGCGGCCACGCAGGAGCTTAAAGAGCGGGTGCGCGCGCGCATCGGCGAGGCGCTGTCCTGGCTGGCGCAGCCCGACCTCGGTCCGCTTGCCTACAAAGACCCGGTGCTGCATGCATTGCTCGGCGCGGTCAGCGACCCGGCCGAGGCCACGCGGTTTCTGGTCGATCAACTCGCGCGCATGGACGAGGCCGCGATTCATACCATCCATGGGTTTTGCAAGCGCACGCTGGAGGCCTTTGCCTTCGAGTCCGGCATCACCTTCTCAGCCGAGTTCATGACCGATGACCGACCGCTGCGGCGCCAGGGCGCGGCAGACTATTGGCGCGCCCGGGTGGCGACCGCTTCCCCCGAGGATGTGGAATGGATTGCCGCGCACTGGTCGGAAGGGCCAGACCGGCTGCTAGGAGACCTCGACCGCACCCTGGCGAGCGAGGATTTGAGGCTGCTGCCGGATGTCACCGAGGAATCGCTCGAGAGCACGCGTGCCGAGTTGTTGGAGCTGTTGGAGCAGTTTGGGCACGCCTGGCATGCGGGGAAAGAAGAGGTGGCCGCGATTCTCGAGGATGGCAGCGTGATCAATCACCGGTCATACAATCGCAATGTTCGCCAGGCAGCCCTCGAAGCCGGCGACGAGGTAGCAAGGCTCAAGGAGCTGCCGACAAGCCTGCCGACTTCCTTCGAGCGGCTGACCTCAACCATGATCGCCGAGAAGACCAAGCCCGAAGCCGAGATACCCCAGCACCTGATCTTCGACCTGTGCGAGCAGATCCAGAACCTGCATGCTCAGCTGGCAACACTGCCGCGCGCACTCTTCTTGCGCCGCGCCCGCGAGAGCATTCGCGCCGCCATGGAGCGCGAGAAGGGCCAGCTGCGCGCGATGTTCTTCGACGATCTCCTGAGCCGTCTCGATCGCGCGCTTGCAAGCCCGGGTGGTGTCGCTTTCGCCGAACGGATTCGCACCCGACTGCCGGTCGCCCTGGTCGATGAGTTCCAGGACACGGACCCGGCGCAGGCGCGCATCTTTCAGGCGATTCATGGCGGCCGGCAGGATGCCTGCTTGCTGCTGTGCGGCGACCCCAAGCAGGCCATTTACGGTTTTCGCGGCGCCGATATCTTCGCCTACATGCGCGCCAAGCGGCAGACGCCCGAAACCGCGCGTTTTACCCTCGCGACCAATTGGCGCTCGAGCAGCCGCCTGGTCGGCGCCTTCAACCGGCTGTTCCAGGCGGCGGAGAACCCCTTCCTGTTCGACCCCGACATCAGCTACGAGGAGATTGATCCCAGCCCGCGCGCGGACAAGGAACCGCTGTGCATCCGCGGCACCGAGCCCATCCCGCTGGAGATTCGCCATCTGCGGGTCACCGAACAAAATGCGTCAAAAAACCCCAAGGGCTGCATTCGCGCCGTGGCCGCCAAAGCGGCGCTCGCGGCCTATTGTGCCGAACGCGTCGCCGAACTGCTTACCTTGGCGGATGCGGGCCAGGCGACCCTGGGTGATCGCGCGCTGACCTCGGCCGACATTGCCGTGCTGGTGCGCTCGCGCGCGGAGGGCGAGCTGGTGCAGGAGGCGCTGCGCGAGCGTGGCGTCGGCAGTGTCAGCCTGAGCGAGGACTCGGTCTACGACTCCGAGGACGCCGAGGCCATGGGGCTGGTGCTCGAGGCCATCGCCACCCCGGGCGACGAGCCGCTGCTGCGCGCGGCCCTGGCCACCGGCCTGCTGGGCGTCGATGCCCCCACCCTGGCCAGGCTCGCCGAACAGGAGCGCGACTGGGAGGCGGTGACGGCGCGCTTTCTGCGTTATCGGGAGCTGTGGGAAACACGCGGCTTCATGGTCGCCTTCCAGGCGCTACTGGACGGGGAAGCCGTTCCCCGGCGGCTGCTGGCGCGCCCCGATGGCGAGCGGCGCATGACCAACGTCCTGCAACTGGCCGAATTGCTGCAAGTCGCCGCGCGCGAGCATCGCGGCCTGCCCGCGCTGCTGACTTGGTTTCGCGGGCAGCGGGCCGGCGGCGCCGAAACCCGCGGCGGCGCGGAGGACGATCAGCTGCGACTGGAGAGCGATCACGGCCTAGTGACCGTGATGACCCTGCACAAATCCAAGGGACTGGAGTTTCCCGTGGTGCTGATGCCCTTTCCCTGGTCCTATTACCAGGGGGACAACAAACGCAAGCCACCGCCCTTGTTCCATGACCGCGACAAGGGGGATCTGCTGCTGGACCTGGGCTCGCCAGAGATCGACACCCATCGCGCGCTGGCCAGGGTGGAGCAGTTGGCCGAGCAGTTGCGCCTGTTCTACGTCGGCGTCACCCGCGCGGCCAAGCTCTGCATCCTGGGCTGGGGCAAGGTCAATGGCGCGGAAGGCTCGGGGCTGGCCTATTTGCTGCATCAGGACGCGTCCTCGAGCGCGCTCGAGCCCAAGAACCGCCTCAAGCAGCTGGACGACGCCGGCATTCGAGCCGATCTCGAGCGCCTGGCCGCGGGCGCGCCGGATGGCATCCTGATTGGCGAGGTGGAGGAGGATGCCGGACACCACTGGCAAGGTCGCGCGAATGCGTCCAGTTCGCTGGCGCCAGCGTCATTGACCCGGCCCCTGGAGGCGGCAAGCCGTTGGCGCGTCACCAGCTACTCCGGGCTGATCGCCGGGCGCGACCCCGAGCAGCCGGATCACGATGCCGTGGCCGCGCCCACCCCGGCGGCGGACGCCGATGCACTGATCGATGACCAAAGCGCGCCGCCAGATCCGGTCTTCGATCTGCCCGCTGGCACCCGCTTCGGCGAGCTGGTGCATCAGCTGTTTGAGCTGCTCGATTTTCAGGCGGCTGGGCGCGATCAGCTGTTGGCGCTGATTGCCCGACTCAGCGCGCGTTTCGGTCCCCTGGCCCAGCTTCAAGGCGACCAAGGCCAGAACTGGCAGCAGGGATTGGCTACCCTGGTGGAACGCGTGCTGGACACGCCACTGGACGAAGCCGGCGAGCCTTGCCTGCGCGCTATCGCCCGTGCCGACCGGCTCGACGAGCTTGAGTTTCATCTGCCGGTGTCGCTGCTGAGCCCGCCGGCCTTGGCCACCGCGCTGTCTGGCGACGCGCGTTATGCCGGCATCGCCGATGGACTGACCTTCGCTGAGATGCGCGGGTTGCTGCGCGGCTTCATCGATCTAGTGTTCCGCCACGACGCGCGCTATTACCTGGTCGACTATAAATCCAATCGGCTCGGGCGCACCTTTGCCGCCTATCGCCAAGAGGGCATGGCCCAGGCCATCCGCGCGCATCGCTACGACCTGCAATATCTGCTCTACACCCTGGCCCTGCATCGCTACCTGCGCCAACGCCTGCCGGGCTACCACTACGAGACGCACTTCGGCGGCGTGCGCTATCTGTTCCTGCGCGGGATGCATCCGGAGCAGGGCTCCAGCGCTGGCGTCTGGTCGGATCGGCCACCGCTTGCCGTTATCGAACGCCTCGACCAGTTGTTCAGGTCCGACCAGAAGGAGGCAGCATGA
- a CDS encoding type II toxin-antitoxin system ParD family antitoxin, with the protein MVATMNLSLPDTMIAWIDECSRSGQYSDGSEYVRELIRRDQERTAKITRMQALIDEAGARREGRRSMQDLEAEALARLAAPQ; encoded by the coding sequence ATGGTGGCAACAATGAATCTGTCTTTACCGGATACGATGATCGCTTGGATCGATGAATGCTCCCGCTCCGGTCAATACAGCGACGGCAGCGAGTATGTGCGCGAGTTAATTCGGCGCGATCAGGAGCGCACCGCAAAAATTACACGGATGCAAGCGTTGATCGATGAAGCAGGCGCGCGCAGAGAAGGACGGCGTTCCATGCAGGATCTTGAGGCCGAAGCGCTTGCGAGGTTAGCCGCGCCACAGTGA
- a CDS encoding helix-turn-helix transcriptional regulator, producing the protein MSATHQERIERLQALFARISPPQTAPQRCVDVGRLERLLEDEYGTEASAAARRRRLQRDLTELIRDERIVAVNPGGKPLRYRRRAEAGDDDPNVIAYTRQLIDQTVTDLVPKGRLEALWRQLVVSDQVPALNDQRLRILSAEQRLIPAKVHPRILSTVITGVAEQRILSVKYRKATGQLRKPRLHPQALVQRGPVIYLVALKNNEPAHVRFYALHRMVRVELTEDAARAAAGFDLDRAIAEGLVDFGCGETIALELRVRGYLTDVLEACPLAEGQQTLPEPEDSDFDLRLHATVPSSGALLRWLLAAGDNLEVVAPDAMRRNVAAQINKASTLYANVL; encoded by the coding sequence ATGAGTGCGACCCATCAGGAGCGCATTGAGCGCTTGCAAGCCCTGTTCGCTCGAATCTCGCCACCCCAGACGGCGCCGCAGCGCTGCGTCGATGTTGGGCGGCTCGAGCGGCTGTTGGAGGATGAATACGGCACTGAGGCCTCGGCGGCCGCGCGGCGGCGCCGGCTGCAGCGGGACCTGACCGAGCTGATTCGCGACGAGCGCATCGTCGCGGTCAACCCCGGTGGCAAGCCGTTGCGCTATCGGCGGCGGGCCGAGGCGGGGGACGATGATCCGAACGTGATCGCCTATACCCGCCAGCTGATTGACCAAACGGTGACCGATCTGGTGCCCAAGGGGCGGCTCGAGGCGCTGTGGCGCCAGCTGGTTGTGTCCGACCAGGTGCCAGCACTGAATGATCAGCGCCTGCGGATTCTGTCCGCCGAGCAGCGGCTGATTCCGGCCAAGGTGCACCCGCGGATTCTCAGCACCGTGATCACGGGGGTGGCCGAGCAACGCATCTTGTCCGTTAAGTATCGCAAAGCCACGGGCCAGCTCCGCAAGCCACGCTTGCATCCGCAAGCCCTGGTGCAGCGCGGTCCCGTGATCTACCTGGTGGCGCTGAAGAACAACGAGCCCGCGCATGTGCGGTTCTATGCCCTGCATCGGATGGTGCGCGTCGAGCTGACCGAGGACGCGGCTCGCGCGGCCGCGGGGTTCGACCTGGACCGGGCCATCGCGGAAGGTCTGGTGGACTTCGGCTGTGGCGAGACCATCGCCTTGGAGCTGCGCGTGCGGGGCTACCTGACCGATGTGTTGGAGGCCTGCCCCTTGGCCGAGGGACAGCAAACCCTGCCCGAGCCCGAGGACAGCGACTTCGATTTGCGGTTGCACGCGACTGTCCCCTCAAGCGGCGCGCTGTTGCGCTGGCTGCTGGCGGCCGGGGACAATCTGGAGGTGGTGGCGCCGGATGCGATGCGGCGCAATGTGGCCGCGCAGATCAACAAGGCATCGACGCTTTACGCGAATGTGCTTTAA